Genomic DNA from Vagococcus luciliae:
AAATAATTAAAAACAGCTTTTTGATTTTCTTTAACTATATTTAAATTTTGAATACATTCATTTGATAACTCTTCATTTCCATAAAGTTGTTGTATAATAGGAACTGTGTTCATTCCGGCTTCTGATAAACTTTTATAATATTTATTTAATAATCGCTGACCATCTACTGATAACATATCACTAGGAGTTTCAGTCATGTAAGAAGCCATTCGATTAGAGTTATCAGTTATCTTTTTAGTCACATCTTCTTTTTTACCTTCAGATTTTTTTGCTTGAGTTACACTTTTTTCATAATTATCGACTAAAAAATAACCCGACATTACTATTTCTAAATCTTCCGAAAATAAGTGTTTTTCAACATAATTTTTAATCAAAAAGTATCCACTCATTACGACAATAGATATAAAAAACAGAACTAACGCTCTTTTTAAATAACGAGCTTGATTTTTTGATAATTGACGTAATTGTTTTCGATATTTTTTTTTATGACGTTTTTTTTTATTAAGAGATAATATCTTTTTTTTATTGATGAAGTAAATTATTGTATTAAGTAATGAAAAGGCTAGAAACACAATAGAAAGAGAAATCAAACAAATAAACAATATTTCGATTATATTCATTATTCAATACTCCTATTTACTCTTCTTTTTATTTTTTTTATGTGATAAATTTCTAGATTTCTTTTTATTATTTATTTTTGTTAAAATAAAATAAATAATAATAACTAAGATAATCACTGATAAAGTAATTATAATAATGAGTTTCCAATTAATTTTTCTTTCCTCATATAAACCAACATCTCGTTCATTATATTTATCTGCTTCATCTTTTGAAATCTTAAAATCTTCTTTCCAATGCTCTATAATACCTTTATCTCCTCTTACCGTAATATTAGCAGTATAATTTCCTGGCTCCATCTTATCTCCTTGCATGCTTACAGGAAAGTTAATTAATGAATTAGGAGCCATCCTCATATTATTTTTTCTTGTTTGGTATAAAACAGTATCCTTACCTTTTTTCGAAATGCTAACTTCTACAGACATGTCATTGAAGAAAGTCGCATTAATATTAGAATAAGTAATAAATATAGTATTTTTAGCATTTAACTGTTCTGGATAAATATTACGGAATTCTAATTTAGGTAAAACTTCGTTTTTGTTAACCTGTAACACCACTGGTGCTACATAACGATATCTATTTTTAATCTGCGTACCTTCAACTTTTTCATTTTTATCATCTTTAGTACTTCGTATCATAGAAATACCACCAACTATTTGACCATCAAAATCACTATCTGGCATCACTATGTCAAATTTGACATCTTTTGTTTCGCCAGGTTTCAATAATACTTGATTAGGACCAGTCACAATTTTTTCAAATGGAAATTTTAAAGAATCATCGTTTTTGATATCATTTGGTGTGTATTCAATCACACCATTTTTATTCGTTTTCGCACCTGTAATACTAATATCAACATTAACATCTTCAGAAGAAGGATTGACTAAATTAAGAGTAAAAGATGATTTTTGATTAGGTTTCATCAATAGGTCTAGATAACCTTTATCTGATAGTTGATTATCTGGATAATTAATACTGAATGAAAAACCAGCTGTTCCTATATTATCTTCTGCGATACTTATAGTTTTACCAAAACTAAAAATACAAAAAATAATAATAAATAATAACCATATGCTACTAATTTTATTTTTTTTCATAAAAATAACCTTTCTATCAATGTATTTTATTAACACAAAATAGGTTGATAAAATATATCAACCTATTTTGCACAATATTAAGTTTTATGTCTAATAATTAAGGTTGGCCATCTGTTAAAGTCCAAGTAATCTCTGCTAGATAGTTTCCTTTTTTCATATTAGTAGCTGTTCTAGAAGGAACTTTTAACGCAATAGATTTATCTTCTGTTTCTTTTTGAGCTGTACCTTTGACTGTGTATTTGTCATCGTACTCTTTAGTTTGTCCATATTCAACAGATAAGATACCTTTAGCTGGGGCTTTTCCAGAAGGTAAGTTAACAACTTGTTGAGCTGTACCTGAATCTTGAACTAATTCCATAGTAGAAGTTAAATCTAAGCCCTCAATTCCACCAGTAATATTTGCACCATCTTCGTGAGTTAAAATTCCGTTAGTATAGTTTATAGAAGCATTCTCTAAAGTACCTAGTGGAGTTTGCCCATCTTTATCATATAACGTAAATTGTTTAGTTAATTGAGCAGTTAAAGTATAACCAGTTTGTTCTGAACGAATATCACCAAATTGAACGTAGTTACCAACTGCTTTATTAGTTCCACTAGGAGTTAATGCTCCCGTTGTTGGATCTTGAGTAGCACCCAATACTTTCGCTGGCGCTGCATATTTTTGAATATTATTTGAACTAATATTAATAGTTCCAAATTTCAAGTTTGATGCACCTAAAAGAGTTAACGCCCCACCATCTGGATTACCTGGTGTAAACCCACCATTTCCTGGATCTTTAGGATCTACATCCGGAATAACTGGGTCTGTTGGTTTTTCAGGGTCTTTATCATTTCCTCCTTCACCTGGTTTATCTGGATCTGTTGGTTTGATAGAACCTTCATCAACGTTCACTGAACCAGATGATTTAACTGTATCTGCAGTTGCAGCACTAACGCTAACCGCACTACTTAATAGTAAAGTTGATAATAAAATTGTTCCTAAAACTTTGTTTTTCATTATATATTCCTCCATTTATATTTATCTATTAAGGCAATTTGGCAATAGTCCAAATTATCTCCGTATTATATTCCTTTGGTAAAATAGTTGTCTTATCCGGAATGGATAGTGAAATAGCTCTATTTCCAAAGTCTGGTTGATTCCATTCAGGGTTGATAAGCGGTTGATTATTACTATCAATCAAAGGATACAATGTTGATTTTTGTCCATCTTTATTATTTTGTGATGCACCAAATTCAACTGTCCAGACGCCCCACCCTTTATTTTTTTCTGCTTGAGCGACAATAGCTGATTCACCGGGTACTAAAGATAAAGTTTCTCTAGTTACTTGCGGCATAATTTCTTCTGTTTTATGACTAGCATTTGCCCATGCATGATCAAATGATAATACAGCCCCAGAAAGTTCCTGTCCATCAGCAGTTTTAAATTGGTTTTTTTGCTCCATCATCAAAGTCCATCCTGTACTTTCACTTCGGACATCTGTAAGTTGAACATAACTTCCTCTAGGATCAGTACCTTGCTTAAAAAATTGTGCTTTAGCATTAATTTCCTTATGATTACCAATTCTAACGCGTCCAAAATCTAAATTAGAAACAAAATCTAAACGTAGACTACCTTTAGGTTGTTTAGATGGTCGATTTGGATCAACATCCGTTGGTGGATTTTCAGGATCAACTGGTGGCGTAATTCCATTATCGATAACTTCTGTACTAGCATTTGGATTAACCGTCTGTGATACTGCTAAAACAGTATTACCTGATAATAAAATACTAGATAACAATATAATAAATAAATAGAATCCATGATTCAGTAATCGTTGATATATCATACTACTCTCACACTCCATTTGGTTCTATACATAATAACAACTCCTAATATTAGTATTAAACCAATAGCTGTAGGAAAATAAGAGCAATAATCACTCGTTTGAGGTAGGAGTCCTTTTGTTGTTTTTTTATTACTTACAGGATACTGATTAGAATTAGATTGTGTTGGATGGTTATCCTTATTTGACGTTGAAGAACTCGTTTCAACATCTTCATAAAAAATTATCCTACCATGCGTTACTTCAGAATCGGTATCAGGCTCAGCAGCTAGGAAGGATGATGATGAACAAAAACTAATAACATAAACAAAAATCAACGTAACAAATAAGTGTTTGATAACATATTTCATTTTTTTGCTCCTTTCTCCTAGCCTCATGGTTCTTCACCTGGCATTAAATCCCATTCAATTTCACAACTGTAGCGACCTAACTTTTTAACTTGACCAGGACCTATAGTTAAACCTAAACCACTATCATACTTTTTCCAATCATCATTTAGGGTGTAATCCCCACCTGTTTTACTATGATATGCTGTCATTGCATCTGACGTAACAATAAAACGATCAGAATCACTTAACCGATATTCCATAATATTAGGTAACTCTGTTCCATCATTCGTAAAAGTTTTAACCATTTTTAATTTTAAATTCCAACCAGTTGACTTATTTGAACGATTATCAACGATTTTTAAAGGTGGCTGTTCATCTAAATTTTTAGCTTGTCTTATATGTACATCATCAACTGAAGTTTTGATTTCACCATAATCAAACAATCTAGGAGCTGATTCAATCAATAAATTTC
This window encodes:
- a CDS encoding DUF916 and DUF3324 domain-containing protein, coding for MKKNKISSIWLLFIIIFCIFSFGKTISIAEDNIGTAGFSFSINYPDNQLSDKGYLDLLMKPNQKSSFTLNLVNPSSEDVNVDISITGAKTNKNGVIEYTPNDIKNDDSLKFPFEKIVTGPNQVLLKPGETKDVKFDIVMPDSDFDGQIVGGISMIRSTKDDKNEKVEGTQIKNRYRYVAPVVLQVNKNEVLPKLEFRNIYPEQLNAKNTIFITYSNINATFFNDMSVEVSISKKGKDTVLYQTRKNNMRMAPNSLINFPVSMQGDKMEPGNYTANITVRGDKGIIEHWKEDFKISKDEADKYNERDVGLYEERKINWKLIIIITLSVIILVIIIYFILTKINNKKKSRNLSHKKNKKKSK
- a CDS encoding WxL domain-containing protein; its protein translation is MKNKVLGTILLSTLLLSSAVSVSAATADTVKSSGSVNVDEGSIKPTDPDKPGEGGNDKDPEKPTDPVIPDVDPKDPGNGGFTPGNPDGGALTLLGASNLKFGTINISSNNIQKYAAPAKVLGATQDPTTGALTPSGTNKAVGNYVQFGDIRSEQTGYTLTAQLTKQFTLYDKDGQTPLGTLENASINYTNGILTHEDGANITGGIEGLDLTSTMELVQDSGTAQQVVNLPSGKAPAKGILSVEYGQTKEYDDKYTVKGTAQKETEDKSIALKVPSRTATNMKKGNYLAEITWTLTDGQP
- a CDS encoding WxL domain-containing protein, with translation MIYQRLLNHGFYLFIILLSSILLSGNTVLAVSQTVNPNASTEVIDNGITPPVDPENPPTDVDPNRPSKQPKGSLRLDFVSNLDFGRVRIGNHKEINAKAQFFKQGTDPRGSYVQLTDVRSESTGWTLMMEQKNQFKTADGQELSGAVLSFDHAWANASHKTEEIMPQVTRETLSLVPGESAIVAQAEKNKGWGVWTVEFGASQNNKDGQKSTLYPLIDSNNQPLINPEWNQPDFGNRAISLSIPDKTTILPKEYNTEIIWTIAKLP